In Drosophila yakuba strain Tai18E2 chromosome 2R, Prin_Dyak_Tai18E2_2.1, whole genome shotgun sequence, a single genomic region encodes these proteins:
- the LOC6531320 gene encoding uncharacterized protein LOC6531320 produces the protein MLRTGYVICVILSLLCNGLLAIRVHCRHTERIHEENIHRCCKHPDGHNDVTEMCAKQTNFRLPNPNEEAIEDVTVDQAMLGTCWAKCVFDHYNLMENNTLDMVKVHSYYKQYHTTDPEYETEMLNAYQKCHSKAEDATEQFLSLPIIRAFSTAKFCKPTSSIIMSCVIYNFFHNCPANRWSNTTECVETLAFAKKCKDVLTTM, from the exons ATGCTGAGAACTGGCTACGTGATTTGTGTGATTCTATCACTGCTCTGC AATGGACTCCTAGCTATCCGAGTTCACTGCCGGCACACGGAGCGTATCCACGAGGAGAACATCCACCGCTGCTGCAAGCATCCCGATGGCCACAACGATGTCACCGAAATGTGCGCCAAGCAGACCAACTTCCGACTGCCCAATCCCAACGAGGAGGCCATCGAGGATGTGACGGTGGACCAGGCGATGCTGGGCACCTGCTGGGCCAAGTGCGTCTTCGATCACTACAATCTGATGGAGAACAACACGCTGGATATGGTCAAGGTGCACTCGTACTACAAGCAATACCACACCACCGATCCGGAGTATGAGACTGAAATGCTGAATGCCTACCAGAAATGTCACTCCAAAG CTGAAGATGCCACCGAGCAGTTCCTATCACTGCCAATCATTAGGGCCTTCTCCACCGCCAAGTTCTGTAAGCCGACCTCGAGCATCATCATGTCCTGCGTCATCTACAACTTCTTCCACAATTGTCCTGCGAATCGCTGGTCCAATACCACCGAGTGTGTGGAAACCTTGGCCTTCGCCAAGAAGTGCAAGGATGTGCTGACCACAATGTGA